One Phaseolus vulgaris cultivar G19833 chromosome 11, P. vulgaris v2.0, whole genome shotgun sequence genomic window carries:
- the LOC137809993 gene encoding uncharacterized protein, with translation METLEDRDNQVLRNFMEGDRGDSRCFSLWGDNKVGWVHNEGVNGAGSTLSMWHKQAFHYVSHTVGKGFIAIVGHHVKSNCSCIIINVYVACNPTEKVALWEDVSVIRSIHQDKVWCCCGDFNAVRCATERKGIKRNTSNKKEIRDFNDFIGSNSMEDLPLVGKKFTWFKADGSAKSRLDRILVSEEWLQVWPMSKQYIQTREVSDHCAIVVKSWSKDWGPKPFKSIDAWLLEPGFKDLNRSVFGNLEDEKRRILKEIEDIDVKDGVSDLVEGEKLRRLELVSQQKLVEKKMESLYRQKARSNWFKYGDSNSKFYHTTIRWRRIKNEVKGVDLNNLWCEEPEAV, from the exons ATGGAAACCTTGGAGGATAGGGACAACCAAGTTTTGAGAAATTTTATGGAGGGTGACAGAGGAG ATAGCAGGTGTTTCTCTTTGTGGGGAGATAATAAGGTGGGATGGGTGCATAATGAAGGTGTGAATGGGGCTGGAAGCACATTATCTATGTGGCACAAGCAAGCCTTCCACTACGTGTCTCATACGGTAGGGAAAGGTTTTATTGCTATTGTGGGGCACCATGTTAAGTCAAACTGTTCCTGTATTATAATTAACGTCTATGTTGCTTGTAATCCGACTGAGAAGGTGGCTCTGTGGGAGGATGTGTCTGTTATCAGAAGTATTCATCAGGATAAGGTGTGGTGTTGTTGTGGTGACTTTAATGCAGTCAGGTGTGCTACGGAAAGGAAAGGCATTAAACGAAATACAAGCAACAAAAAGGAAATCAGGGactttaatgattttattggaAGCAATTCTATGGAGGATTTGCCTTTAGTAGGTAAGAAGTTCACTTGGTTTAAGGCAGATGGGTCCGCAAAAAGTAGGCTGGATAGAATTCTGGTATCCGAAGAATGGCTACAAGTGTGGCCTATGAGCAAGCAATACATACAAACAAGGGAAGTTTCAGATCATTGTGCAATAGTAGTGAAATCATGGAGTAAAGATTGGGGGCCAAAACCTTTCAAGTCTATTGATGCATGGCTATTGGAGCCCGGGTTTAAGGATCTG AATAGGAGTGTGTTTGGGAATCTTGAGGACGAAAAGCGCAGGATATTGAAGGAGATTGAGGATATTGATGTCAAGGATGGTGTATCTGACTTGGTGGAGGGTGAAAAGTTGAGAAGATTGGAACTTGTAAGCCAGCAAAAATTGGTAGAGAAAAAGATGGAATCCCTTTATAGGCAAAAAGCCAGGTCCAACTGGTTCAAATATGGGGACTCTAATTCTAAATTCTATCACACTACTATAAGATGGAGAAGAATCAAGAATGAAGTTAAAGGAGTTGACTTAAATAATCTATGGTGTGAGGAACCGGAGGCAGTATGA
- the LOC137821141 gene encoding albumin-1-like, with protein MGYARVAPLVLFLLATSMMFSMKKIEAVVCSGVCSPFEMPPCGSSDCRCVPYGLFIGSCIHPTGLSAAAKMIDEHPNLCQFHEECMKKGSGNFCARYPNHYMDYGWCFNSDSDALKGFLAMPRAISK; from the exons ATGGGTTATGCTAGGGTTGCTCCTTTGGTTCTCTTCTTGCTTGCCACTTCCA TGATGTTTTCGATGAAGAAGATAGAAGCTGTAGTTTGTTCAGGTGTTTGTTCACCGTTTGAGATGCCACCATGTGGATCAAGTGACTGTCGCTGTGTTCCTTATGGACTATTTATTGGTTCCTGCATTCATCCAACTGGACTTTCAGCTGCGGCAAAGATGATAGATGAACATCCCAACTTATGTCAGTTTCATGAAGAATGCATGAAGAAAGGAAGTGGAAACTTCTGTGCTCGTTATCCCAATCACTATATGGATTATGGTTGGTGCTTCAACTCTGATTCTGATGCACTTAAAGGCTTCTTGGCCATGCCTAGGGCAATCTCCAAGTAA